In the genome of Clostridia bacterium, one region contains:
- a CDS encoding DUF4912 domain-containing protein, translated as MVGANIQGDYFLPLRYDESKITLLARDPNWLYAYWEISGSKKDEFIREFGYELWEKSVPVLKVINVSKNTSFFIRINDFSNNWYINVPDANMLYVVEMGRKVADRFFINLASSNYVSTPSNSVSTNTATYFINYNSLKNGKLDMETKTIYESYNFKSHSKFMVGISSPELMGIGLEEASFGISSAELFGINISEHFGISSEAFLK; from the coding sequence ATGGTTGGGGCAAACATACAAGGTGATTATTTTTTGCCTTTAAGATACGATGAAAGCAAAATAACTTTGTTAGCCAGGGATCCGAATTGGCTATATGCTTACTGGGAAATATCAGGCTCCAAAAAGGATGAATTCATAAGAGAGTTCGGATATGAACTTTGGGAAAAATCTGTACCTGTACTTAAGGTAATAAACGTGTCAAAAAACACAAGTTTTTTTATCCGAATAAATGATTTCTCCAACAACTGGTATATAAATGTACCGGATGCCAATATGCTATATGTAGTTGAAATGGGAAGAAAAGTAGCTGACAGGTTTTTTATCAACCTCGCCAGTTCAAATTATGTCTCAACGCCGTCAAATAGTGTAAGCACAAATACAGCAACATATTTTATCAACTATAACAGCCTGAAAAACGGCAAGCTTGATATGGAAACGAAAACCATCTATGAATCCTACAACTTTAAATCACATTCAAAATTCATGGTTGGCATAAGTTCACCGGAATTGATGGGAATAGGCCTTGAAGAGGCTTCTTTTGGAATTAGTTCTGCAGAGTTATTCGGAATTAATATTTCAGAGCATTTTGGAATCAGCTCTGAGGCCTTTTTGAAATGA
- a CDS encoding glycosyltransferase family 4 protein, whose amino-acid sequence MRILMLSWEYPPRIVGGISRVVHDLAQKLGENDNEVHVVTCWEPGSKEVEMDKKVMVHRVHTYDINAGNFINWVLQLNFALVEYSVKLINEFGKFDIIHAHDWIVAFAARAIKQSYSIPLVSTIHATEYGRNWGIHNDIQSYISSVEWWLTYESWKVIVNSEYMRNEVRNIFQLPEDKIHTIHNGVDSDKFKGYERDIGFRRNFAADNEKIVFFIGRLVNEKGAHVLIDSIPKIVQYYNDVKFVIAGKGPQFEYLKGKSLAMGIAHKVYFTGYISDDDLCKLYKCADVAVFPSLYEPFGIVALEGMVANVPVVVSDTGGLGEIVNHGIDGMKSYSGNANSLADSIMEILFNPDKAEEMKEKALEKVNRIYNWDVISKQTMDVYSEVLKESKGANWKTPEIKG is encoded by the coding sequence ATGCGTATACTTATGCTATCCTGGGAATACCCTCCTAGAATAGTCGGTGGAATTTCCAGGGTTGTGCATGATTTAGCACAAAAGCTTGGGGAAAATGATAATGAAGTTCATGTTGTTACCTGTTGGGAGCCAGGCTCTAAAGAAGTTGAAATGGATAAAAAAGTTATGGTTCACAGGGTGCATACATATGATATTAATGCAGGTAATTTTATTAACTGGGTACTGCAGCTAAATTTTGCTTTAGTAGAATATTCCGTTAAGCTTATTAACGAATTTGGAAAGTTCGACATAATTCATGCTCATGACTGGATTGTTGCATTTGCTGCCAGAGCTATAAAACAATCTTATTCAATACCCCTTGTATCAACTATTCACGCAACTGAATACGGGAGGAATTGGGGTATACATAATGATATACAAAGCTATATCAGCAGTGTAGAATGGTGGCTTACCTATGAATCATGGAAAGTTATTGTAAATAGTGAGTATATGCGAAATGAAGTGAGAAATATCTTTCAGCTGCCCGAAGATAAGATACACACAATACATAATGGTGTAGATTCTGACAAGTTTAAGGGTTATGAAAGAGATATTGGTTTCAGAAGAAACTTTGCAGCAGATAATGAAAAGATTGTATTTTTTATTGGAAGGCTTGTTAATGAAAAGGGTGCTCATGTACTGATTGATTCAATACCCAAAATTGTTCAGTACTATAACGATGTTAAGTTTGTTATAGCAGGCAAAGGTCCTCAGTTTGAGTATTTAAAAGGGAAATCCTTGGCAATGGGTATTGCGCATAAAGTATATTTTACAGGATATATAAGCGATGATGACTTGTGTAAATTATACAAATGTGCGGATGTTGCTGTGTTTCCAAGTTTATATGAGCCTTTTGGTATAGTAGCTCTTGAAGGAATGGTAGCGAATGTACCGGTTGTAGTATCTGATACAGGTGGTTTGGGGGAAATTGTTAATCACGGTATTGACGGGATGAAATCATATTCGGGTAATGCAAATTCTCTAGCTGACAGTATTATGGAGATATTGTTCAATCCGGACAAGGCGGAAGAAATGAAAGAAAAGGCTTTGGAAAAGGTAAACAGGATATATAATTGGGACGTGATATCAAAACAGACAATGGATGTATATAGCGAAGTACTGAAAGAAAGTAAGGGTGCTAACTGGAAGACTCCTGAAATCAAAGGCTAA
- a CDS encoding DUF1957 domain-containing protein: MAKGYVALVLHAHLPYVRHPEHDNFLEERWLFEAISETYIPLLNTFESLSNEGVDYKVTMSITPPLLSMLSDSLLQERYIRYLEKLISLTDKEIERTKEQQEFNLLAKMYNDKYRNDLYIFTTKYNRDLISVFKSFQDSGKLELIASAATHGFLPLMENSNAIRAQVSTGVKVYEKYFGCKPKGIWLPECGYTPMVENILKENAIEYFITESHGILFADPKPVFGTYSPIVTPAGIVAFGRDIESSRQVWSATEGYPGDFDYREFYKDIGYELDYDYIKDYISPDGQRIQTGIKYFRITDKTGQKQPYNPIWAHNKVDIHASNFMFNRQKQIEFLSDKMDRPPIVVCPYDAELFGHWWYEGPYWLYSLFKKTYYDQNTFKLITLSEYMAENPVMQVSSPCPSTWGHKGYNEVWLNTSNDWIYRHLHKSADRMVELANSNLYAEGLKKDALNQAARELLLAQSSDWAFIMKAGTVVPYAIKRTKDHVSRFTKLYHDIKENSIDEEWLRDIQSKDNIFPELDYSIYR; the protein is encoded by the coding sequence ATGGCCAAAGGATATGTAGCACTAGTATTGCATGCCCATCTTCCTTATGTACGCCACCCAGAACATGATAATTTTTTAGAGGAAAGATGGCTTTTTGAAGCTATCTCTGAAACATATATCCCTTTACTTAATACCTTTGAATCTCTCTCAAACGAAGGCGTAGATTACAAAGTGACCATGTCTATTACCCCACCTTTACTATCTATGCTTTCTGACAGTCTCCTACAGGAAAGGTACATAAGATATCTTGAAAAATTGATATCGTTGACAGACAAAGAGATTGAAAGAACTAAAGAACAGCAGGAATTCAATTTGCTAGCAAAAATGTATAATGATAAATACAGAAATGACTTATACATTTTCACTACTAAATATAATCGCGACTTGATTTCTGTATTCAAAAGTTTTCAGGATTCCGGGAAATTGGAACTTATTGCATCAGCTGCTACTCATGGATTCCTTCCTCTTATGGAAAATTCAAATGCAATTAGAGCTCAGGTAAGTACAGGTGTAAAAGTATATGAGAAATACTTCGGATGTAAACCCAAAGGGATATGGCTCCCTGAATGCGGTTATACTCCAATGGTAGAAAACATACTGAAGGAAAACGCCATTGAATACTTTATTACTGAATCCCATGGAATTTTGTTTGCAGATCCGAAACCCGTGTTTGGTACTTATTCCCCTATAGTCACACCTGCAGGTATCGTGGCTTTCGGAAGAGATATCGAATCTTCCAGGCAAGTATGGAGTGCGACAGAAGGTTATCCGGGTGATTTTGATTATAGGGAGTTCTACAAGGATATAGGATACGAGCTTGATTATGACTATATTAAAGATTATATTTCTCCTGACGGTCAAAGAATTCAAACAGGCATCAAATACTTCAGGATAACCGACAAAACCGGACAAAAACAGCCATATAACCCAATCTGGGCACATAACAAGGTAGATATCCATGCCAGCAATTTTATGTTTAACCGACAAAAGCAGATTGAATTCCTAAGCGATAAAATGGATAGACCTCCAATTGTAGTTTGTCCGTATGATGCAGAATTGTTCGGCCACTGGTGGTATGAAGGCCCTTATTGGCTATATTCACTTTTTAAAAAAACATATTATGACCAGAACACATTTAAACTTATAACCTTAAGCGAATACATGGCAGAAAATCCTGTAATGCAGGTATCCTCGCCTTGCCCGTCTACATGGGGGCATAAAGGCTATAACGAAGTATGGCTGAATACTTCAAATGACTGGATTTATCGTCATTTACACAAATCAGCTGACAGGATGGTTGAGCTGGCAAATTCGAACCTATATGCAGAAGGTCTAAAAAAAGATGCTTTAAACCAGGCCGCCAGAGAACTGCTGCTCGCTCAAAGCAGCGATTGGGCTTTTATAATGAAAGCAGGTACTGTTGTACCCTATGCAATAAAACGGACAAAGGACCATGTAAGCCGTTTTACCAAACTATATCACGATATCAAGGAAAACAGCATAGATGAGGAATGGCTTCGTGATATCCAAAGTAAGGATAATATTTTTCCTGAACTGGATTACAGTATTTATAGATAA
- a CDS encoding ribonuclease J, giving the protein MAKNKKKLKVIPLGGLQEIGKNITVFEYGEDIIVIDCGLAFPEDEMLGIDLVIPDTTYLSKNKEKIKGIILTHGHEDHIGALPYVLKEINVPVYGTKLTLGLLQYKLEEHGMLSTVTLRRVEQGQIVDFGAFKIEFIRSTHSIADAVALAIHTPVGVVVHTSDFKIDYTPIEGQPMDLARLAELGRKGVLLLMSDSTNVEREGYTMSERTVGDTFEEIFMNARNRILVATFASNVHRVQQIVNAAVKFNRKVSICGRSMVNVVNAAMELGYLHVPEGIMIDIDHMDRYNPENVVIITTGSQGEPMSALSRMAASEHKKVEIVPGDLVIISATPIPGNEKLVSRVINELFKKGAEVIYEALADIHVSGHACQEELKLIQNLVKPKFFMPVHGEYRHLKQHANLAHKLGMANENIFVMDIGKVLELTSDSAKINGSVTSGKVLVDGLGVGDVGNIVLRDRKHLSQDGLIVVVVTIEGDSGCVIAGPDIISRGFVYVRESEDLMDNMREVVKKALEKCEDKKKSDWAAKKNIIKDSLRDYIYEKTKRKPMILPIIMEI; this is encoded by the coding sequence GTGGCAAAGAACAAGAAAAAACTTAAAGTCATACCATTGGGCGGATTACAGGAAATTGGTAAAAACATTACGGTTTTTGAGTATGGAGAGGATATAATTGTCATTGATTGCGGATTGGCATTTCCGGAAGATGAAATGCTTGGTATTGATTTAGTAATACCTGACACAACATATCTGAGTAAAAACAAGGAAAAGATCAAAGGCATTATACTTACACACGGACATGAGGATCACATAGGCGCATTACCGTATGTACTAAAGGAAATAAACGTACCTGTCTACGGTACTAAACTTACACTGGGATTACTACAGTACAAACTTGAAGAACATGGAATGCTTTCTACTGTAACTTTGAGAAGAGTAGAACAGGGGCAGATAGTTGATTTCGGGGCTTTCAAAATTGAATTCATACGCTCTACACACAGTATTGCAGATGCTGTTGCATTAGCGATACACACTCCTGTAGGAGTTGTAGTACACACATCCGACTTCAAGATAGACTATACACCTATAGAGGGACAGCCTATGGATTTGGCCCGTCTTGCCGAGTTGGGCAGAAAAGGCGTTTTGTTATTGATGTCTGACAGCACCAATGTAGAGCGTGAAGGGTATACTATGTCCGAAAGAACAGTAGGAGATACATTTGAAGAGATATTTATGAATGCCAGAAACCGGATACTTGTTGCAACATTTGCTTCAAATGTACACAGGGTACAGCAAATCGTAAATGCAGCAGTTAAGTTTAACAGAAAAGTCTCAATTTGCGGCAGGAGTATGGTTAATGTTGTAAATGCTGCAATGGAACTTGGATACTTGCATGTACCTGAAGGCATAATGATTGATATAGACCATATGGACAGGTATAATCCTGAAAATGTAGTAATTATAACTACGGGAAGTCAGGGTGAACCAATGTCTGCCTTATCAAGAATGGCAGCATCAGAACACAAAAAAGTTGAAATTGTACCTGGAGACCTTGTCATAATATCAGCGACACCAATACCGGGCAATGAAAAGCTGGTATCAAGAGTAATAAATGAGTTGTTTAAAAAGGGTGCTGAAGTTATTTATGAAGCATTAGCGGATATCCATGTATCAGGACATGCGTGCCAGGAGGAACTAAAGCTGATTCAAAACCTTGTGAAGCCAAAATTCTTTATGCCTGTACACGGTGAATACAGACATCTCAAACAGCATGCCAACCTTGCTCATAAACTTGGAATGGCAAATGAAAACATATTCGTTATGGACATAGGCAAGGTTCTCGAGCTGACATCCGACAGCGCAAAAATCAATGGCAGCGTAACCTCCGGGAAAGTGCTGGTAGACGGTCTTGGGGTGGGCGATGTAGGCAATATAGTTTTAAGGGATAGAAAACACTTGTCACAGGATGGTCTGATAGTTGTTGTAGTTACTATAGAAGGCGATTCGGGATGTGTCATTGCCGGGCCGGATATCATATCAAGAGGTTTTGTATATGTTCGAGAGTCTGAAGACTTGATGGACAATATGAGGGAAGTAGTAAAGAAAGCTCTGGAAAAATGTGAAGACAAGAAAAAGAGCGATTGGGCTGCAAAGAAAAATATTATAAAAGACTCCCTCAGGGACTATATATATGAAAAAACAAAACGGAAACCAATGATACTTCCGATTATTATGGAGATATAA
- a CDS encoding PhoH family protein produces the protein MKKTFVLDTNVLLQTPFALYSFEDNIIILPEVVLEELDRFKRDNTELGANARHVARIIDALRVKGNLNEGVELENGSILRIEMNYNHVELPSSWSESNNDNRILQVCKGLMEKGEKVYLVTKDIFERIKADIIGVIAQDFFAEQVPTFDEQYKGRVDVYTSEEKLNEFYSKGKIKPEDIYSFSSDSGEKIDIKLVTNQFLIVHSCSNDKHTALGRFDGKSIVVLKFLQERPFGVNPRNAGQKFMQEALMLDADKAPLVIIKGPAGTAKTFYSLAVGLHKIMTEQSRLYRKILVCRPNVKLDEDIGFLPGTEQEKIAPFLRPVVDNLEVLIDNDENERYRSEKELKDKVDELFDRKIINTEAIAFIRGRSIVKQWVIIDEAQNLTPKQVKGIITRAGMGTKIILLGDPEQIDHPFLDIRTNGLCYASEKMKGSSLCYQVTLTDEECERSELAYESAKRM, from the coding sequence TTGAAGAAGACCTTTGTTCTTGATACCAACGTTCTGTTGCAAACGCCTTTTGCATTATACTCATTTGAAGATAATATCATTATTTTACCAGAAGTAGTCTTGGAAGAGCTTGATAGGTTTAAAAGGGATAATACTGAACTTGGAGCCAATGCAAGGCATGTAGCAAGAATTATTGATGCACTTAGGGTAAAAGGAAATTTAAATGAAGGTGTAGAATTGGAAAACGGTAGTATTCTCCGTATTGAAATGAATTATAACCATGTGGAATTACCCAGTAGTTGGTCTGAAAGTAATAATGACAACAGGATTTTACAGGTATGTAAGGGACTGATGGAAAAAGGCGAAAAGGTATATCTTGTTACGAAGGATATTTTTGAGAGAATAAAAGCTGACATAATAGGTGTTATTGCTCAGGATTTTTTTGCAGAGCAGGTTCCCACTTTTGACGAACAGTATAAAGGGCGTGTGGATGTTTATACATCGGAAGAGAAGCTAAATGAGTTTTATAGTAAAGGCAAAATAAAACCTGAAGACATATACAGTTTTTCATCGGATTCAGGAGAAAAGATAGACATAAAGCTTGTTACAAATCAGTTTCTTATTGTTCATTCGTGCAGTAATGATAAGCATACAGCTTTAGGGAGGTTTGACGGGAAAAGTATTGTAGTGCTGAAGTTTTTACAGGAAAGGCCATTTGGCGTAAATCCGAGGAATGCCGGCCAAAAATTCATGCAGGAAGCACTGATGCTGGATGCAGATAAAGCGCCTCTGGTGATTATAAAAGGGCCAGCAGGTACAGCAAAAACATTCTATTCACTTGCAGTAGGTCTCCATAAAATAATGACAGAGCAGAGCAGGCTTTACAGAAAAATTCTGGTATGCCGTCCAAACGTAAAGCTTGATGAGGATATAGGATTTCTGCCCGGTACTGAACAGGAGAAGATAGCTCCATTTCTACGGCCTGTTGTAGACAATCTGGAGGTTCTTATTGATAACGATGAGAATGAACGCTATAGAAGTGAGAAGGAATTGAAAGATAAGGTAGATGAGTTGTTTGACAGAAAGATTATTAATACGGAGGCTATTGCTTTTATAAGAGGACGTTCTATCGTAAAACAATGGGTTATTATTGATGAAGCTCAGAATCTGACACCAAAGCAGGTAAAGGGAATTATAACCCGTGCTGGTATGGGTACTAAAATAATATTGCTGGGTGATCCCGAACAGATCGATCATCCTTTTCTTGATATAAGAACCAATGGTCTGTGTTACGCGTCTGAAAAGATGAAAGGCAGCTCACTATGCTACCAGGTAACATTGACCGATGAAGAATGTGAGCGTTCAGAACTGGCTTATGAAAGTGCTAAAAGAATGTAA